The genomic window TGTCTTCATCAAGGCCTGTCTGACGCGTAATCTGCCAGGCGACCTTTACGCCTATAAACTGGAGAACCCAAGTTATCCGAACCAGCCCACCGTCGATCAGTTCTTCGACGAACGTCAGTTCGAGGCCTATCGCGAATTAGGGTATCAACTCACCCGCCAGATGATCGACGACAAAGACGCCATGCAACTGCTGCCCTGAATCAGGCTCAAGCCACATTAAAACCTGCACATAAAAAAGGCCCGTCATTCTGTCAGGAACGACAGGCCTTGCCTGTTTACGGCGACAATTTATCGCCAAAGGCTCAAACCCGGTTACATCTGGGCGCCGAGCTGCCAGGGCACGAATTCGTGATCGCCCAGGCCATTGAGCTCGCTTTTGGATCTGTCACCGGACGCAACCGCTATGATCAGTTCCAGAATCTCGCGGCCCTTGGCCTCGAGGGATACCTGCTCGCTGATGATATCGCCGCAGTTGATGTCCATGTCCTCTTCCATCTTGAGATACATGTCGGTGTTGGTCGCAAGTTTGATGGACGGCGCCGGCTTGTAGCCAAACACCGAGCCGCGTCCGGTGGTGAAACAGATCAGGTTGGAACCCGATGCCACCTGGCCGGTAATCGCACAGGGGTCATAGCCGGGCCCATCCATGAACACGAACCCCTTGGTGTCGATTTTTTCGGAGTAATGGTAGACGCCATTCAGCGACGTCGTGCCGGCCTTGGCGATGGCGCCGAGGGACTTCTCGAAAATGGTGGTCAAGCCGCCAAGCTTGTTGCCAGGCGTCGGGTTGTTATCCATCTCGCCGCCATTCTTGGAGGCATAGTCTTCCCACCAGTGAATCAGGCTGATGAGTTTATCCCCCACTTCACGGCTCGCCGCGCGGCGCGTCAGCAGGTGTTCAGCGCCATAGATTTCCGGCGTCTCAGACAGCACAACGGTACCGCCTGCGGCTACCAGCATATCGGCGGCAACCCCCAGTGCAGGATTGGCGGTAATGCCGGAGTAGCCGTCGGAGCCGCCACACTGCAGCGCTACGGTCAGGTGGGAGATAGGCACCTCGGTGCGCTGGCAGGCATCGGCGGCCGGCAACATGGACTCGATGATCGATACCCCAGCAGCTACTGTTTTACGGGTGCCCCCCTCGTCCTGAATGATGAGTTTTTGGAAGCGCTCGTCTTCAGTGAGACCCGCTTCGTCCATCAGGCGCGCAATCTGCATCACCTCACAGCCGAGCCCGACGATCAGCACCGCGGCGAAATTGGCATGCCGGGCATAGCCGGCCAGGGTGCGCTGAAGGTTCTGGTAGCCTTCACCGTCGGACTTGATACAGCAACCGGCGCCGTGTATCAGCGGCACTATGCCATCGACATTGTCGAATTTATCCAGCAGGCCGCCATTTTTCACCTGGTCAGCAATCAGCCGCGCCACGGTGGCGGAGCAGTTGACGCTGGTAATGATGCCGATGTAATTACGGGTCCCCACTTCGCCGTTCGTGCGTACAAAGCCCTTGAAGGTACGCTGTGCCAGGGTCGGATCGACGGTCTTTTCCTGCACCGCGGTGCCGAAGGCATAGTCGCGATCGAACTCTTCCACCGCACAGTTGTGATTGTGAACGTGATCGCCTGGGGCAATATCGGTGGTGGCAAAACCAATCACCTGGGCATACTTGACGACAGCCTCGCCCTTTTTGATCGCGGCAACGGCCACCTTGTGCCCACGGGGAATATTGGCGGTTGCCGTAACCTCGCGGCTTGAAAGCTGCGCATCACGGGGAATATCCTCCAGCGCCAGCACCACGTTGTCGTTTTCGTTGAGTAGCGCTGTTTTTTTCACATTACTGATAATCATGGCAACCTCGCACGTCGAAACCTGGGCACAGACCCCGTGGGCGCGACAACCTGTCGCCCGGACTCTTGCCAGCACCGGCCCTCAAAGCCGGCGCAGCCTGTTCAAAAAAAGGCCTGGTCTCCTGTCGCAGGAGAGCAAGCCTGAAAAATAACCGTTCAGCGATGCCGCTCAAACGCCGGCATCATTGCCTGCTAGTCGCCCTGTACAACGCTCTGACGCTGCTGACCCAGGCCCTGAATGCACAGATCAATACGATCACCCGGCTTCAGATAGACCGGCGGCTTCATGCCAAGCCCGACGCCAGGCGGTGTACCCGTTGAGATCACATCACCCGGCTGCAGCGTCATGAACTGGCTCAGGTGGGACACTATGGTGGCGACATCGAACACCATGGTGCGCGTATTGCCGGTCTGACGACGCTCGCCATTTACATCCAGCCACATGTCCAGCTGCTGCGGATCGGTAATCTCGTCCCGGGTCACGAGCCAGGGACCGAGCGGGCCAAAGGTGTCCGCCGATTTGCCCTTGGTCCACTGACCACTGCGCTCTGTCTGAAACTCGCGCTCCGACACATCATTGACCACACAGAAACCGGCAACATGCTCCAGCGCCTGCTCCTTGCTGACATACTTGGCGGTCTTGCCGATGACCACACCGAGCTCGACTTCCCAGTCGGTCTTCTCGGACTTGCGCGGAATCTCGACATTATCATTGGGGCCGCAGACCGCACTGGTCGCCTTCATGAAGATCACCGGCTCTGCCGGTACTTCCAGGCCCGCCTCGGCGGCATGGTCGGAATAATTCAGGCCGATGCAGATGAACTTGCCGATGCCGGATACGCAAGCGCCCAGACGGCTTGAGCCGTCCACCAGGGGCAGCGTGCTCAGATCCAGCGCAGCCAGCTTGTTCAGGCTCGCCGGCAGCAAAGCATCGCCAGAAATGTCAGTAACAATTCCGCTGAGGTCGCGAATATTGCCATCCTGATCCAGAATGCCGGGCTTTTCCTGACCCTTTGCACCGTGTCGTAACAGTTTCATACTCTTCTCCTGCACTAAAAAATGAACAATTAGTTGAGCCAGCCGCCATCGATAACGTGGGATTGGCCGGTGGTATAGGCCGAGGCATCAGAGGCCAGATAAAGGGCCAGCTCGGCGATTTCCTGCGGCCGACCCAGGCGTCCCATGGGCTGACGCGCCAGGAAGTCCGCACGGGCTTTTTCGTAATCACCGGTGGCCTGCATGCGGCCTTCCAGCGACGGCGACTCAACGGTGCCCGGGCAGATTGCATTGCAGCGAATACCCTGCTGGACGAAGTCAGCGGCAACCGACTTGGTCAGCCCCACCACCGCCGCCTTGGTCGCACCGTAGGCACAGCGCGTCGGCACACCCTTTAGGCTGCCTGCGACCGATGCCATATTGATTATGGAGCCGCCGCCCTGCTCCAGCATGGTCGGCAGAAAGGTACGAATCATGCGGAACATCGCCGTGACATTGAGCTGAAAGGAGAAATCCCAGTCCTTGTCTGACACTTCCAGAATGTTGCCGCTGTGGACAAAACCGGCACAGTTAAACAGCACATCCAGCGCACCGATATCCCGGGCCAATGCCGCGACGGCATCGGCATCCGTTACGTCCAGCACCCGTGTTTCGACACCCGCCACACCCTGCAGCGCTTCAAGTGCCTGGGCATTGATATCGGTCGCAATAACCCGGGCGCCCTCGGCGGCAAAAAGCTCCACGGTGGCCTTGCCAATGCCCTGGGCCGCGGCCGTTACCAGTGCGGTCTTTCCCGCCAGTCGTTTGGTCAACATCTTTCTCGTTCCCCCTAGTAATATTTCGCCGCCGCTTAGCGGATAGCCTGCAGGCGATCAAACTGGTCCTGCGTCCAGGTCGCAACCTCGCCGTTCAGCAGCGGCAGCGTTACCGCCCTGAAGGCCGCACGGTCCACCTCCAGCACCTCGACACCCTCGCCGCGGAACCACTCCACCAGCTCGGCTTCGGATTTCGCGATATCGGCGCTCACCCGGTCGGCCGATTCCTGCGCCACGCTTCGAAACAGCTCGCGGTCTTCCTCCGACAAGCGGTTCCAGAAAATGCCGCCGGCCACCAGCAGGTTCGACCCGGTTACATGGCCCGTCAGGTCGATATACTGCTGCACTTCGTAGAACTTCTTCGCCTTGATGGTCGGCAACGGGTTCTCCTGGGCATCCACCACACCCTGCTGCAGTGCCAGGTAGACCTCGGCAAAGGCTATCGGGCTGGTATGGGCACCGGCGGCTTCCGGAAAGAGGCGGTACATGGGTGCATTGGGCACGCGGATTTTCAGACCTTCCATATCCCCAGGCGTAGTGATCGGCTTGTTGGAGGTGACATGGCGCAGACCGTAGTAGGCATCCCCCAGAATGACGTTGCCCCCCGACGCCTGGCGATAGCCTTCGGCAAACTCGGCGAACAGGTCACTGCGGGTGTATTTCTGCCAGTGATCGAAGTCGCGAAACACATAGGGCGCATCCGACAGGGCCAGGGGCCCATAGGTCTGGGCGGCAAAGCTCTGACCGGTGTAGATGATGTCGATAGTCCCCAGGGTCAGGCCCTGGTTCAGGTCGACTTCCTTGCCCAGCGTCGAGGCCGGAAACACCTCAACTTCGAAGCGGCCGTTGGAGCGCTTGTTAATCTCCTGCGCCGCCCACTCGGACCACTGATGGTAAGGCTCAGAAGGCTCATACACATGCGCCCAGCGTACCTTCTCACCGGCGCCGACCAGCCCCGAAACCGCTGTTGCCGCCATCAGTGCCGCAGTTAACAGACCTTTGGTAATTTTCATAAAGACTCCACTGATCATTGTTTATTGCTGTTGTTAATCAGTACCCGATCCATCTCGGGATACCTCACCGAACAGGAGTTGACATCGAGAGTAGCATCAAAAAAGATAAAATTAAACCGGTTTAAATTCTTTTTAAACGGTCACAACCCAATCTTTTATACCCCCCAACAGGCTCAGGCGCCGCCGCCAGGCCTGAACCCTCTCATTGACAGACTTGTCAGGCGCCAACCGATACGGCAAGCAGCTGGAAGGCCTGTAACTTGTCCC from Marinobacterium aestuarii includes these protein-coding regions:
- a CDS encoding UxaA family hydrolase — encoded protein: MIISNVKKTALLNENDNVVLALEDIPRDAQLSSREVTATANIPRGHKVAVAAIKKGEAVVKYAQVIGFATTDIAPGDHVHNHNCAVEEFDRDYAFGTAVQEKTVDPTLAQRTFKGFVRTNGEVGTRNYIGIITSVNCSATVARLIADQVKNGGLLDKFDNVDGIVPLIHGAGCCIKSDGEGYQNLQRTLAGYARHANFAAVLIVGLGCEVMQIARLMDEAGLTEDERFQKLIIQDEGGTRKTVAAGVSIIESMLPAADACQRTEVPISHLTVALQCGGSDGYSGITANPALGVAADMLVAAGGTVVLSETPEIYGAEHLLTRRAASREVGDKLISLIHWWEDYASKNGGEMDNNPTPGNKLGGLTTIFEKSLGAIAKAGTTSLNGVYHYSEKIDTKGFVFMDGPGYDPCAITGQVASGSNLICFTTGRGSVFGYKPAPSIKLATNTDMYLKMEEDMDINCGDIISEQVSLEAKGREILELIIAVASGDRSKSELNGLGDHEFVPWQLGAQM
- a CDS encoding fumarylacetoacetate hydrolase family protein is translated as MKLLRHGAKGQEKPGILDQDGNIRDLSGIVTDISGDALLPASLNKLAALDLSTLPLVDGSSRLGACVSGIGKFICIGLNYSDHAAEAGLEVPAEPVIFMKATSAVCGPNDNVEIPRKSEKTDWEVELGVVIGKTAKYVSKEQALEHVAGFCVVNDVSEREFQTERSGQWTKGKSADTFGPLGPWLVTRDEITDPQQLDMWLDVNGERRQTGNTRTMVFDVATIVSHLSQFMTLQPGDVISTGTPPGVGLGMKPPVYLKPGDRIDLCIQGLGQQRQSVVQGD
- a CDS encoding SDR family oxidoreductase, with product MLTKRLAGKTALVTAAAQGIGKATVELFAAEGARVIATDINAQALEALQGVAGVETRVLDVTDADAVAALARDIGALDVLFNCAGFVHSGNILEVSDKDWDFSFQLNVTAMFRMIRTFLPTMLEQGGGSIINMASVAGSLKGVPTRCAYGATKAAVVGLTKSVAADFVQQGIRCNAICPGTVESPSLEGRMQATGDYEKARADFLARQPMGRLGRPQEIAELALYLASDASAYTTGQSHVIDGGWLN
- a CDS encoding sialic acid TRAP transporter substrate-binding protein SiaP, whose product is MKITKGLLTAALMAATAVSGLVGAGEKVRWAHVYEPSEPYHQWSEWAAQEINKRSNGRFEVEVFPASTLGKEVDLNQGLTLGTIDIIYTGQSFAAQTYGPLALSDAPYVFRDFDHWQKYTRSDLFAEFAEGYRQASGGNVILGDAYYGLRHVTSNKPITTPGDMEGLKIRVPNAPMYRLFPEAAGAHTSPIAFAEVYLALQQGVVDAQENPLPTIKAKKFYEVQQYIDLTGHVTGSNLLVAGGIFWNRLSEEDRELFRSVAQESADRVSADIAKSEAELVEWFRGEGVEVLEVDRAAFRAVTLPLLNGEVATWTQDQFDRLQAIR